A single window of Solenopsis invicta isolate M01_SB chromosome 3, UNIL_Sinv_3.0, whole genome shotgun sequence DNA harbors:
- the LOC105202786 gene encoding dystroglycan isoform X1, with protein MKKHPHILACVLLLLSVAWGLSLQEDDLVFDDVGEDNDNNNAPAGPVLINHRASRGRFDRYEHGSSSSSSSSSSRDGKRHASRVERAWGVPDSVVPVGHVFRMKIPRQAFSGSVDFYEVHETANRDRFPRWLHWDDAASTLLGVPSKKDMGNYHLTVTAVGKHRDTAKDQFVVQVITEKVEELKHKDGKTHCDDGEDQTILALLLDARMDQLSPTIRVNAIENLAGFLGMHTSAFSMHSQSIKDATAQDSSVIFTGPGNVRHHKNKENHLTTIQWQVGCDGHLWKHQTELVKQLREQAKDGTLAEVLQLPVISWRVRTDLNPFLRNRREAGSGDYGDSDDYGGYDDDYDGDYDEEEEEEDNEDSRIPPTLIPDLKHPHRHHHGEETIDSKGEDIDEEDIIPRMSQSELENKTTTATRTTEPTTSPSTTTTTTSTTTSTTTTTTQAAPTTVTSPSSTTTTVTSADITATASISTAVAPTVESPRSETTDEESATFSERTRPVEPVEPITVLPTIPSEITTTPLPVTTLPPFSTSATQISVSDKVETEIVGITNVTMEEPEQSTTSMREPTNVPTSVIIADIVNITTPSSTVVTNVTASTIAPIIVANDTTTTMTVSTSDLRTTTSSTTPSTTTTTTTTTTTTTTTTAVPTTTTTTTARTTESIENGQSNSLPTRDKRLKKIPVTAGKPLSYVIPADTFADLEDGNTRNLKLSLYWQGAPLKTTHWLQFNQHNQEVYGLPLENDISTWNYELVATDANGANVTDSLDIHVQQHKLSRSVNHEFSIYLRLEKRNEFPTDVDWELKVIQSLAELYGDSDIQYITVRSIIIDTERDQAIFTWTNDSLPRSSDCPREHINRLWRVLVNGDRDPSYDLRSVLAPEIRVKRVEYQGIGQCEDMNRPEVPKVSTEEPKVNFPPVPRNQVDHVNATVGQLLVFKVPEDTFFDAEDGSSRNMKMSLLTIDRRPIPLHDWLQFDSKNQEFYGVPMSSHIGRKEYQLVVTDKEGASATDGLVVVVHAAPPMAHTVEFSMTLDIPYDSFAYSALQKRNFIEKLRDLYGDRDTSAILLHNISNGSTVITWHNRTLPTSYCAHEEVNRLRSVLVKNDNDRRSVTDEVLDVMGQKFPVQQITVIPMGICLGELTGVHSPDSHVPPVDDSTSVGAFHDDYLLTFVLPAIIIAAMLILAGIIACVLHKRRRSGKMSVSEQDDERQSFRSKGIPVIFQDELDEKPDPGNKSPVILKEEKPPLPPPEYQKTEDGADVPMLPKENSEEPYQPPPPFATNRDTNRQNRPKPTPTYRKPPPYVPP; from the exons ATGAAGAAGCATCCTCACATCCTCGCGTGCGTCCTACTCCTGCTGTCTGTGGCGTGGGGCCTCAGCCTGCAGGAGGACGACCTGGTTTTCGACGATGTCGGCGAGGACAACGACAATAACAACGCGCCTGCCGGACCCGTCCTGATAAATCATCGCGCGTCTCGTGGTCGATTTGATCGTTACGAGCACGgatcgtcgtcatcatcgtcgtcgtcgtcgtctcgtgATGGCAAGAGGCACGCCTCTCGGGTCGAGAGGGCGTGGGGCGTACCGGACTCTGTTGTTCCCGTTGGCCACGTCTTCAGGATGAAAATACCGCGCCAGGCATTTTCGGGAAGCGTGGATTTTTACGAG GTTCACGAGACCGCGAATCGTGATCGTTTTCCGCGGTGGCTGCACTGGGACGACGCCGCTTCCACTCTCCTCGGCGTGCCGTCGAAGAAGGATATGGGCAATTATCACCTGACTGTCACGGCTGTCGGCAAGCACCGCGACACCGCCAAGGATCAATTCGTCGTGCAAGTTATAACCGAGAAGGTGGAGGAGCTCAAGCATAAGGACGGCAAG ACGCATTGCGACGACGGAGAGGACCAGACGATCCTCGCACTTCTGCTGGACGCGCGGATGGACCAGCTGTCGCCTACCATCAGGGTGAACGCCATTGAAAACCTCGCGGGATTTCTGGGAATGCACACG AGTGCATTCTCTATGCATTCTCAAAGCATTAAGGATGCCACCGCCCAGGATTCCTCCGTTATTTTTACCGGACCCGGAAACGTTAGGCATCACAAAAACAAAGAGAATCATCTGACTACTATCCAGTGGCAG GTTGGCTGCGACGGTCACTTGTGGAAGCATCAAACAGAGTTGGTGAAACAATTACGTGAGCAAGCGAAGGACGGTACTCTGGCGGAAGTTCTACAGCTTCCCGTGATTTCGTGGCGCGTCAGGACGGACTTGAATCCCTTCCTGAGAAACAGACGTGAAGCTGGCTCCGGCGACTATGGCGATTCGGATGATTATGGGGGTTACGATGACGATTATGATGGCGATTATgacgaggaagaagaggaagaagataACGAGGACTCTCGAATACCGCCGACTCTCATACCTGATTTAAAACACCCACACAGGCATCATCATGGCGAGGAGACGATCGATTCGAAG GGCGAAGACATCGACGAAGAAGACATAATACCGAGAATGAGTCAAAGTGAATTGGAAAATAAAACCACGACCGCG ACAAGAACCACTGAACCTACCACATCACCATCAACAACTACAACTACCACCTCCACCACCACGTCGACAACTACAACTACTACCCAAGCCGCGCCAACGACCGTAACTTCTCCTAGTAGCACCACAACGACCGTCACATCGGCCGATATAACAGCGACAGCTAGTATCTCCACCGCTGTAGCTCCAACGGTAGAGTCTCCACGTTCGGAGACCACGGACGAGGAGTCGGCTACGTTCTCGGAGAGAACGAGACCCGTGGAACCCGTTGAACCCATTACCGTTTTACCAACCATTCCTTCAGAAATCACCACGACTCCTCTTCCCGTAACCACTCTGCCGCCTTTTAGCACATCGGCCACCCAGATTAGTGTCTCCGACAAAGTCGAGACGGAGATCGTCGGTATTACTAATGTCACGATGGAAGAG CCGGAACAAAGTACGACTTCCATGAGAGAACCGACTAATGTACCAACGTCGGTTATCATCGCGGACATCGTTAATATCACCACTCCTTCATCTACAGTTGTAACGAATGTTACCGCCTCTACTATCGCGCCTATAATTGTAGCGAATGACACGACCACGACAATGACTGTGTCAACGTCGGATCTTCGCACAACGACGTCGAGCACGACACCGTCCACTACCACGACTACAACTACGACTACGACTACAACTACTACCACTACCGCGGTACCTACAACCACCACGACAACGACAGCTCGAACTACAGAGAGTATCGAGAATGGCCAATCCAACTCCCTACCGACTCGCGATAAGAGATTAAAGAAAATACCGGTGACCGCCGGCAAGCCGTTGAGTTATGTTATACCGGCTGACACCTTCGCCGATCTCGAAGATGGCAATACGAGGAACTTGAAGTTGAGCTTGTACTGGCAAGGCGCACCGCTCAAGACAACTCACTGGCTTCAGTTCAATCAACATAATCAGGAAGTCTACGGATT GCCTCTCGAAAATGATATATCTACCTGGAATTATGAACTGGTTGCCACGGATGCAAACGGTGCCAACGTCACTGATAGTCTTGATATTCATGTTCAGCAGCACAAGCTTAGTCGTAGTGTTAATCATGAATTCAGTATTTATTTGAGACTCGAGAAACGGAACGAATTCCCAACAGATGTTGACTGGGAACTTAAG GTTATCCAAAGCTTAGCTGAGCTGTACGGAGACAGCGACATCCAGTATATCACAGTTCGTTCCATTATTATCGACACTGAACGTGATCAAGCCATTTTCACATGGACTAACGACAGTCTTCCAAGAAGCAGCGATTGTCCGAGAGAACATATAAATAGATTATGGCGC GTACTCGTTAACGGTGACAGAGATCCGTCGTACGATCTAAGATCAGTTCTCGCTCCCGAAATCAGGGTAAAGCGTGTCGAGTATCAAGGTATTGGGCAATGTGAGGATATGAATCGTCCCGAGGTACCGAAAGTCTCTACCGAGGAACCAAAAGTTAATTTCCCGCCGGTACCGAGGAACCAAGTCGATCATGTTAATGCGACAGTCGGCCAATTGCTCGTATTTAAAGTGCCAGAA GATACATTTTTCGACGCCGAAGATGGATCGTCACGAAACATGAAGATGTCACTTCTAACCATCGACCGAAGACCTATTCCACTTCATGATTGGCTGCAATTTGACAGCAAGAATCAAGAATTTTATGGCGTGCCAATGAGTTCCCATATTGGTCGCAAGGAATATCAATTGGTTGTCACCGATAAAGAAG GTGCAAGCGCTACGGATGGATTGGTCGTTGTTGTTCATGCAGCACCTCCTATGGCGCACACAGTGGAATTCTCGATGACGTTGGATATTCCTTACGATTCTTTCGCATATTCCGCGCTTCAGAAGCGTAATTTTATCGAGAAACTACGCGATCTTTACGGAGACAGGGACACAAGTGCTATCTTGCTGCACAATATCTCGAACGGTAGTACCGTCATCACGTGGCACAACAGAACTCTACCTACATCGTATTGCGCTCATGAGGAAGTCAATAGGCTACGATCCGTACTCGTGAAAAACGATAATGACCGGCGTTCCGTGACAGACGAGGTATTAGATGTGATGGGTCAGAAATTCCCAGTGCAGCAGATCACAGTAATTCCGATGGGGATCTGTCTCGGTGAATTAACGGGCGTTCATTCGCCAGACAGCCACGTACCACCGGTGGACGATTCAACATCCGTCGGAGCATTCCATGACGATTATCTTCTTACTTTTGTTCTGCCGGCGATTATTATCGCCGCTATGTTAATCCTGGCAGGAATAATTGCATGCGTGCTACACAAGCGAAGACGTAGTGGAAAGATGAGCGTCAGCGAACAAGATGACGAACGGCAGAGTTTCCGGAGCAAGGGAATTCCCGTGATTTTCCAAGACGAGCTAGACGAGAAGCCGGATCCTG GCAATAAGTCACCCGTTATTCTGAAAGAGGAAAAGCCACCTCTACCACCGCCCGAATATCAAAAAACCGAAGACGGCGCTGATGTGCCGATGTTGCCGAAGGAGAATTCCGAGGAACCGTATCAACCACCACCGCCGTTTGCCACGAATCGCGACACCAATCGGCAAAATCGTCCCAAACCCACTCCGACGTACAGGAAACCGCCCCCTTATGTGCCTCCCTAA
- the LOC105202786 gene encoding dystroglycan isoform X2 encodes MKKHPHILACVLLLLSVAWGLSLQEDDLVFDDVGEDNDNNNAPAGPVLINHRASRGRFDRYEHGSSSSSSSSSSRDGKRHASRVERAWGVPDSVVPVGHVFRMKIPRQAFSGSVDFYEVHETANRDRFPRWLHWDDAASTLLGVPSKKDMGNYHLTVTAVGKHRDTAKDQFVVQVITEKVEELKHKDGKTHCDDGEDQTILALLLDARMDQLSPTIRVNAIENLAGFLGMHTSAFSMHSQSIKDATAQDSSVIFTGPGNVRHHKNKENHLTTIQWQVGCDGHLWKHQTELVKQLREQAKDGTLAEVLQLPVISWRVRTDLNPFLRNRREAGSGDYGDSDDYGGYDDDYDGDYDEEEEEEDNEDSRIPPTLIPDLKHPHRHHHGEETIDSKGEDIDEEDIIPRMSQSELENKTTTAPEQSTTSMREPTNVPTSVIIADIVNITTPSSTVVTNVTASTIAPIIVANDTTTTMTVSTSDLRTTTSSTTPSTTTTTTTTTTTTTTTTAVPTTTTTTTARTTESIENGQSNSLPTRDKRLKKIPVTAGKPLSYVIPADTFADLEDGNTRNLKLSLYWQGAPLKTTHWLQFNQHNQEVYGLPLENDISTWNYELVATDANGANVTDSLDIHVQQHKLSRSVNHEFSIYLRLEKRNEFPTDVDWELKVIQSLAELYGDSDIQYITVRSIIIDTERDQAIFTWTNDSLPRSSDCPREHINRLWRVLVNGDRDPSYDLRSVLAPEIRVKRVEYQGIGQCEDMNRPEVPKVSTEEPKVNFPPVPRNQVDHVNATVGQLLVFKVPEDTFFDAEDGSSRNMKMSLLTIDRRPIPLHDWLQFDSKNQEFYGVPMSSHIGRKEYQLVVTDKEGASATDGLVVVVHAAPPMAHTVEFSMTLDIPYDSFAYSALQKRNFIEKLRDLYGDRDTSAILLHNISNGSTVITWHNRTLPTSYCAHEEVNRLRSVLVKNDNDRRSVTDEVLDVMGQKFPVQQITVIPMGICLGELTGVHSPDSHVPPVDDSTSVGAFHDDYLLTFVLPAIIIAAMLILAGIIACVLHKRRRSGKMSVSEQDDERQSFRSKGIPVIFQDELDEKPDPGNKSPVILKEEKPPLPPPEYQKTEDGADVPMLPKENSEEPYQPPPPFATNRDTNRQNRPKPTPTYRKPPPYVPP; translated from the exons ATGAAGAAGCATCCTCACATCCTCGCGTGCGTCCTACTCCTGCTGTCTGTGGCGTGGGGCCTCAGCCTGCAGGAGGACGACCTGGTTTTCGACGATGTCGGCGAGGACAACGACAATAACAACGCGCCTGCCGGACCCGTCCTGATAAATCATCGCGCGTCTCGTGGTCGATTTGATCGTTACGAGCACGgatcgtcgtcatcatcgtcgtcgtcgtcgtctcgtgATGGCAAGAGGCACGCCTCTCGGGTCGAGAGGGCGTGGGGCGTACCGGACTCTGTTGTTCCCGTTGGCCACGTCTTCAGGATGAAAATACCGCGCCAGGCATTTTCGGGAAGCGTGGATTTTTACGAG GTTCACGAGACCGCGAATCGTGATCGTTTTCCGCGGTGGCTGCACTGGGACGACGCCGCTTCCACTCTCCTCGGCGTGCCGTCGAAGAAGGATATGGGCAATTATCACCTGACTGTCACGGCTGTCGGCAAGCACCGCGACACCGCCAAGGATCAATTCGTCGTGCAAGTTATAACCGAGAAGGTGGAGGAGCTCAAGCATAAGGACGGCAAG ACGCATTGCGACGACGGAGAGGACCAGACGATCCTCGCACTTCTGCTGGACGCGCGGATGGACCAGCTGTCGCCTACCATCAGGGTGAACGCCATTGAAAACCTCGCGGGATTTCTGGGAATGCACACG AGTGCATTCTCTATGCATTCTCAAAGCATTAAGGATGCCACCGCCCAGGATTCCTCCGTTATTTTTACCGGACCCGGAAACGTTAGGCATCACAAAAACAAAGAGAATCATCTGACTACTATCCAGTGGCAG GTTGGCTGCGACGGTCACTTGTGGAAGCATCAAACAGAGTTGGTGAAACAATTACGTGAGCAAGCGAAGGACGGTACTCTGGCGGAAGTTCTACAGCTTCCCGTGATTTCGTGGCGCGTCAGGACGGACTTGAATCCCTTCCTGAGAAACAGACGTGAAGCTGGCTCCGGCGACTATGGCGATTCGGATGATTATGGGGGTTACGATGACGATTATGATGGCGATTATgacgaggaagaagaggaagaagataACGAGGACTCTCGAATACCGCCGACTCTCATACCTGATTTAAAACACCCACACAGGCATCATCATGGCGAGGAGACGATCGATTCGAAG GGCGAAGACATCGACGAAGAAGACATAATACCGAGAATGAGTCAAAGTGAATTGGAAAATAAAACCACGACCGCG CCGGAACAAAGTACGACTTCCATGAGAGAACCGACTAATGTACCAACGTCGGTTATCATCGCGGACATCGTTAATATCACCACTCCTTCATCTACAGTTGTAACGAATGTTACCGCCTCTACTATCGCGCCTATAATTGTAGCGAATGACACGACCACGACAATGACTGTGTCAACGTCGGATCTTCGCACAACGACGTCGAGCACGACACCGTCCACTACCACGACTACAACTACGACTACGACTACAACTACTACCACTACCGCGGTACCTACAACCACCACGACAACGACAGCTCGAACTACAGAGAGTATCGAGAATGGCCAATCCAACTCCCTACCGACTCGCGATAAGAGATTAAAGAAAATACCGGTGACCGCCGGCAAGCCGTTGAGTTATGTTATACCGGCTGACACCTTCGCCGATCTCGAAGATGGCAATACGAGGAACTTGAAGTTGAGCTTGTACTGGCAAGGCGCACCGCTCAAGACAACTCACTGGCTTCAGTTCAATCAACATAATCAGGAAGTCTACGGATT GCCTCTCGAAAATGATATATCTACCTGGAATTATGAACTGGTTGCCACGGATGCAAACGGTGCCAACGTCACTGATAGTCTTGATATTCATGTTCAGCAGCACAAGCTTAGTCGTAGTGTTAATCATGAATTCAGTATTTATTTGAGACTCGAGAAACGGAACGAATTCCCAACAGATGTTGACTGGGAACTTAAG GTTATCCAAAGCTTAGCTGAGCTGTACGGAGACAGCGACATCCAGTATATCACAGTTCGTTCCATTATTATCGACACTGAACGTGATCAAGCCATTTTCACATGGACTAACGACAGTCTTCCAAGAAGCAGCGATTGTCCGAGAGAACATATAAATAGATTATGGCGC GTACTCGTTAACGGTGACAGAGATCCGTCGTACGATCTAAGATCAGTTCTCGCTCCCGAAATCAGGGTAAAGCGTGTCGAGTATCAAGGTATTGGGCAATGTGAGGATATGAATCGTCCCGAGGTACCGAAAGTCTCTACCGAGGAACCAAAAGTTAATTTCCCGCCGGTACCGAGGAACCAAGTCGATCATGTTAATGCGACAGTCGGCCAATTGCTCGTATTTAAAGTGCCAGAA GATACATTTTTCGACGCCGAAGATGGATCGTCACGAAACATGAAGATGTCACTTCTAACCATCGACCGAAGACCTATTCCACTTCATGATTGGCTGCAATTTGACAGCAAGAATCAAGAATTTTATGGCGTGCCAATGAGTTCCCATATTGGTCGCAAGGAATATCAATTGGTTGTCACCGATAAAGAAG GTGCAAGCGCTACGGATGGATTGGTCGTTGTTGTTCATGCAGCACCTCCTATGGCGCACACAGTGGAATTCTCGATGACGTTGGATATTCCTTACGATTCTTTCGCATATTCCGCGCTTCAGAAGCGTAATTTTATCGAGAAACTACGCGATCTTTACGGAGACAGGGACACAAGTGCTATCTTGCTGCACAATATCTCGAACGGTAGTACCGTCATCACGTGGCACAACAGAACTCTACCTACATCGTATTGCGCTCATGAGGAAGTCAATAGGCTACGATCCGTACTCGTGAAAAACGATAATGACCGGCGTTCCGTGACAGACGAGGTATTAGATGTGATGGGTCAGAAATTCCCAGTGCAGCAGATCACAGTAATTCCGATGGGGATCTGTCTCGGTGAATTAACGGGCGTTCATTCGCCAGACAGCCACGTACCACCGGTGGACGATTCAACATCCGTCGGAGCATTCCATGACGATTATCTTCTTACTTTTGTTCTGCCGGCGATTATTATCGCCGCTATGTTAATCCTGGCAGGAATAATTGCATGCGTGCTACACAAGCGAAGACGTAGTGGAAAGATGAGCGTCAGCGAACAAGATGACGAACGGCAGAGTTTCCGGAGCAAGGGAATTCCCGTGATTTTCCAAGACGAGCTAGACGAGAAGCCGGATCCTG GCAATAAGTCACCCGTTATTCTGAAAGAGGAAAAGCCACCTCTACCACCGCCCGAATATCAAAAAACCGAAGACGGCGCTGATGTGCCGATGTTGCCGAAGGAGAATTCCGAGGAACCGTATCAACCACCACCGCCGTTTGCCACGAATCGCGACACCAATCGGCAAAATCGTCCCAAACCCACTCCGACGTACAGGAAACCGCCCCCTTATGTGCCTCCCTAA